The sequence below is a genomic window from Uranotaenia lowii strain MFRU-FL chromosome 2, ASM2978415v1, whole genome shotgun sequence.
AATCTCAACGATTTCTTTGGCGATCCGACCCGAACAAAAATCTTGAAGTATTCATAATGCAGGTTGCGACGTTTGGATCTACGTGTTCTCCCGCATCCGCACAATACGTAAAAAACCGTAATGCCATGGAGTTTGCTGAGAAATATCCGAGAGCTGTAGAAGAGATTATAGACGGTCACTATGTAGACGACTATATGGGAAGCTTCGCCAGTAAAGAAGAAGCTAAAAAGGTCGCTGTTGAAATACGCGATGTTCACGCCCAAGGTGGTTTCAAAATACGAGACTGGAAGTCCAATTGTTCCGAAGTTATCGAAGTATTGGAGGAACAAACAACCAGCAATCCGTCGCGCGTTGGAATTAATTCGACGACTAGCGAGAAGGTGTTAGGCATGCAGTGGTTCTCAGGGGAAGATCTCCTAGCCTACTGTATCTCATTTCAACCAGATTTGCAGAAGCTTATTACTAACAGAAATAGACCTACAAAGCGCCAAGTGCTTAAATTTCTGATGAGTGTGTTTGATCCTCTGGGATTGTTAGCAGCGTTCGTGGTGCAAGGAAAAGTGTTGTTGCAAGATGTATGGCGTGCTGGAACAAAATGGGATGAAGAAATTGATGACCAAGGTTTTGCGAAATGGATACGATGGACTGACCAATTCCAATTGATAACGGATCTGAGGATTCCCAGGTGTTACTATCCCAGCGCTACCGATCTTCAGTACAAGTATTTAGAACTCCACATATTTGCTGACGCCAGTGAAGACGCTTATGCTGCAGTTGCCTTCTTTCGTATTCCTGTTTCTCATGATTCCTTCCAATGCTCCTTGGTTGCGGCTAAGACAAAAGTAGCTCCTCTGAAACACTGCTCCATCCCTCGTTTAGAACTGCAGGCGGCCGTTTTGGCGACTCGTTTAGCAACGTTCATCAAAGAAGGTCATACcttgacaattgacaaaatagtATTCTGGTCAGACTCTAGCACAGTTTTGGCATGGATACGCTCTGATCATCGGCGGTATAAACAATTCGTTGCTTGTCGGGTTTCTGAGGTCTTAACGACAACTACGATCGCTGACTGGCGGTGGATATCGACCAAACTTAACGTAGCAGATCTAGCAACAAAATGGGGCCAAGGAGGCCAACTGAATTCAAACAGTCCCTGGTTTCAGGGCCCTGAATTCTTGAAATTGGATGAACAGCACTGGCCTAAACCGAAATCAATTTTAGCTACCAACGAAGAGATGAAACTTTGTGGAATACATCATGGTATTACTGTCCCAGTACCTATAATTGACCCTTTACGTTATTCGCGATGGACTAGGATGCTAAGAGTGACGGCGTACATTTTACGATACTTTAACAACGTTCAGAAGAAGAGGTCAAAGCTTAATAGTATTTATCTCACTCGAGATGAACTGCAGAACgctgaaaattatctttttcgttCCGTACAATGGGAGGCGTATCCAGAAGAAATGTCAGTGCTGCTGTCGACTACAAATGTTGGTGTAGAAAAGAATAGTCCACTGTACAAGTTATCCCCTTACGTAGATGAGCAAGGGGTGCTCAGAATGGACGGACGAATAGGAGCAGCTAAGAATGTAGAAGAAAGCACCAAGTTTCCAGTGATTCTGTGCAAGCAACATCCGATAACTGATCTTCTTATTAATCATTACCATAGCCAGTACCATCACGCAAACTTTGAGACCGTGGTGAACGAAATCAGGCAGTGTGTCTACATTCCACAGATTCGATCGCGCGTCAAGATCATAATAAATGGATGCCAATGGTGCAAAGTGTACAAAACCCGTCCCCAAGTTCCCAGAATGGCTCCGCTACCGGCAGCGAGATTATCATCATTCACTCGACCTTTCAGCTATGTTGGGCTGGATCTTTTCGGACCCGTTTCGGTCAAAGTTGGCAGAAGCAAAGTGAAGCGTTGGGTAGCCTTGTTCACGTGCTTAACTATACGTGCAGTACACGTGGAGGTGGTGTATAGCCTGGACACTCAATCTTGCATCATGAGTATCCGTCGTTTTGTCGCTCGACGTGGTTCCCCGCTTGAGTTCCATTCAGATAACGGTACAAATTTCCGTGGGGCAGACAACATACTACAAGAACAGATTAGAAACATCCAAGAAGGACTGGCGTCAACGTTTACTAACACTGTAACAAAATGGGTTTTTATTCCTCCTGGAACGCCACATATGGGAGGCTCCTGGGAGCGTATGGTACGCTCTGTAAAAACGGCGCTGCGATCAAGTATTGAAGCCGGACGAGCGCTGAATGACGAAGCTCTTTTGACCCTACTGGTTGAAGCTGAAAGCATAGTGAATTCAAGGCCGCTGACATATCTTCCATTAGAAGCTGAAGAGAAAGAGGCCATCACTCCAAATCATCTCTTACTTGGCAGTTCAACCGGCGTAAAACAACCCGGTATAGCACCGGTCGACGAAAGATTGGCTCTCAAGAACTCTTGGTATCAAATTCAACATCAGGCTGATGTCTTCTGGCGGCGTTGGAGCTGAATTGCAGCTTGAAGCTGTCGTAAAAACTGCTATCAGAAGTAGTGTCTGCATTCCTTTCGTTGCTCGGAAcaaaaacaatgcatcatttcattgacaattttactaaaacgcagtcgaatttactatgcgcagccaaattgagcacatagtaaaatagctatgcgtaaggtattataaacaacaaaacatatttgactcaaaaatatggttgcctgttgttcatttaaaccacggatttagtaattttactatgctttttttttgtgtgtagtcagttataagaggaagcACATCTTACCTgccggccacttatgggattcgaacccaaaagttttcttgcagATACAGGGAATCGaatccagtacgcctggcataccaacaccagactcgcgccagcctatccactagaccacatcggcgctcaatttcatcaaattctctCCATGTATTCAAAAGTTACTaataaaacaaagtgttgcatttttttttcgaatatactcCTTATATTGCCAGTTTGTTTACTGCATTGTTAAATGAGAATTTTgttttccgatacaaatttccattaaaaattaaaactcgttgagAAAGTTCAGAACTGAATGAATCGCTTTCGTAATTAACAATGCTTTTTTGGTAGTAAAAATATCTAGAAAATGTTATGGAAgcttttccatgaaaattttgCAGCGGTTTAGTGTATTTACATGTTATGTTGTTTAATTTCACATAGCCACAGTAGGTCTGTGAAACTCAACACCACTGTTAGTATACAGAAACAATGAATGGGAAATTAGCCTGAGTTCTATATTCTTAACTTACTTTTCTAAATAGATAATACCCgtaaatgagataaatttgtttttggtttatttctatcATTTTGACACTCGATAAGTtaaattgtattattttaaaaaatatatccatCTTCAGCTTGCATGCCTTCACAGGTTgcgtaaaataaattgaaattgaatcagGTGTCAGAAAATTGGACTAAGGGTTCAGAAGGCTTCGCACGTTCTTGCTGATCATTGCTGGTGGTAATACTTCCAAGAGACTCCAAACCATGCTTTTGAAGTATATCTTCAAACAAACCATAAAACATCTTCCGGTGATGGTCTAGGAAATACGTTATCTCTAAAACTTTGGCACGGTTTCGTTGAATCTCTGAactagtttataaaaaaaatcattcattagCGTTTGAAAAAGACCACAACCAAGAAACACTTACTTCTGCATTCCGTCACACAGTTCCCGCACCCAGTTCCGGCTTCGTCCAACCAGTCTATCCTCCCGTGAGTCTATAACGTGCATGTGGCTGTCGCGCATACCAGCGGCCAGATTGATGACCACATCTTTGTCTTCCAGCGCTTCCTTCAAACCTTCCGGGATGTTTTGTGAATGACCTGACGCAGCCTGAAAAGTTACATATTGCTGGACGATTCCGATCAACGTATCGCTGAAATTGTTTTCTGCCTCCCGCAGAAGTACAAATTGACCCTGCACTTGTTCGATGAATTCGTTGGTCATCTCTTTGATGGTATTCTCGAAGTTCGAGTTGCCTTCCTCAGTTCGCTCGAACAGCTGCATTTCGATCGTCATCAGCGAGTGCCAGGTGTCTTCGAACAGCGATTCGAACTCATCCTTGGCAACGTTTATCTCGTCCAAATTTAACGGCACTTCAGAAAATGAACATCTTGGCTGAATCGGTTTGAAACTAAGAGATGCAACAAAGTCTTTGATGTTCGAAGATAAACGTTCGAACACTTCAAGGAAGTTGTTGATTATGCTGAAAACAGAGAAgaactgaatttaaaaatttcttcaacaatttAAGGGTACTCTTTCGTACTCTTGTCCTTGTTTCTGAGCTTTGAGTCTCTCGGCATTGATGCAGCTGTTATAGTGTTTGATTTCGCTCTGGCGACGTTCGTATTGTTCCAAACCAATCTTTAACATTTGTTGAGTGAAAGTGTATGCTTCCGTTTGGtacctttaaaaaataaaaatgaattacaACGCATGGAAAACCACgtctttttaagaaaattactcTGTCTTAAGTTCAAGCGCATCTTCTCCGATAGCCATTAGGGCACTTCCGTCCGGGTCATCCTCGAAAAGCGAATCGAACAGTTGGTGGGCGTTGAGATATTCGACAAAACTGCTGGACAGGTAAATTTCGTCCGCCTTTTCCCGCGCAGTACGTTCCCTTTCCTGAATTTCGTTCTTTTCCTGCTCAAAGATGTCCTGCAATTCGCGGCTGAAATTTGACAAATAGTTTAAATCTGATTGAAACAATCTTAATTTGGAACCTAACCAGGATCTCAATTTCTAAACTTCAATCCTAAATTCCCCGTTTTGAGGTCTCAATTATCAaacttcaatttcaattctCAATGCGCAGTTCCCAAACCTCGATCCCAGTCCATAACTTTCTATTctgatttctaatttcttaattttcagaTCCCATTATTCAATACTAAATTCCCAAATCTCAGCTTTCAATTGTAATAATGCTCAATTGTCATACctcaatttttaattatcaatATAATGAACTCTCAactcttaattttcaattctgaaatggCCGTTCTGAACGCCCTGAGTAAATTTGGAAACacggaaattgaattttgatcttgagcttgctatcaacttcGGTTCACCTGCAGGTC
It includes:
- the LOC129742223 gene encoding uncharacterized protein LOC129742223, which codes for MFRHLEGLPISSYTHAVPRILIGVNNIRLTVPLRVKEGKLNEPVATKTRLGWCVYGGTVGCLEKATVNLHTCVCITDRTLHDTVKDYFALEDTGIATSKVLESANDIRANKILEESTIRVGQRFQTGLLWKYDLDLIEFPDSFPMAMKRFECLERKLEKDLKIKQTIEQQIKDYLTKGYARRATNDELKNSDPRKVWYLPLGVVVNPKKPGKVRMVWDASAMVNGVSLNIMLLKGPDQLVALPRVLFRFRQFAIAVTGDIAEMYHQILIRPQDQQSQRFLWRSDPNKNLEVFIMQVATFGSTCSPASAQYVKNRNAMEFAEKYPRAVEEIIDGHYVDDYMGSFASKEEAKKVAVEIRDVHAQGGFKIRDWKSNCSEVIEVLEEQTTSNPSRVGINSTTSEKVLGMQWFSGEDLLAYCISFQPDLQKLITNRNRPTKRQVLKFLMSVFDPLGLLAAFVVQGKVLLQDVWRAGTKWDEEIDDQGFAKWIRWTDQFQLITDLRIPRCYYPSATDLQYKYLELHIFADASEDAYAAVAFFRIPVSHDSFQCSLVAAKTKVAPLKHCSIPRLELQAAVLATRLATFIKEGHTLTIDKIVFWSDSSTVLAWIRSDHRRYKQFVACRVSEVLTTTTIADWRWISTKLNVADLATKWGQGGQLNSNSPWFQGPEFLKLDEQHWPKPKSILATNEEMKLCGIHHGITVPVPIIDPLRYSRWTRMLRVTAYILRYFNNVQKKRSKLNSIYLTRDELQNAENYLFRSVQWEAYPEEMSVLLSTTNVGVEKNSPLYKLSPYVDEQGVLRMDGRIGAAKNVEESTKFPVILCKQHPITDLLINHYHSQYHHANFETVVNEIRQCVYIPQIRSRVKIIINGCQWCKVYKTRPQVPRMAPLPAARLSSFTRPFSYVGLDLFGPVSVKVGRSKVKRWVALFTCLTIRAVHVEVVYSLDTQSCIMSIRRFVARRGSPLEFHSDNGTNFRGADNILQEQIRNIQEGLASTFTNTVTKWVFIPPGTPHMGGSWERMVRSVKTALRSSIEAGRALNDEALLTLLVEAESIVNSRPLTYLPLEAEEKEAITPNHLLLGSSTGVKQPGIAPVDERLALKNSWYQIQHQADVFWRRWS
- the LOC129747347 gene encoding dynein regulatory complex subunit 3, with product MSKKLAAESAIHREQEPGVISNEMLTKSIIEQGYKGEAGRLARMNEICLDQITVIRLEFQNILKIDHLWVLNNLEVLSLAFNKIDVIENLHRLVKLKELNLSFNFIEKIENLDQLVLLRKLSFHGNRITKLENLDRLENLVIFSAGKNAINTFEGIERLRFLKELRSLNMADNPIALDESKPLRLYVACVLPQLKYYQYVLITPEERENGKTTFSRELQDIFEQEKNEIQERERTAREKADEIYLSSSFVEYLNAHQLFDSLFEDDPDGSALMAIGEDALELKTEYQTEAYTFTQQMLKIGLEQYERRQSEIKHYNSCINAERLKAQKQGQDIINNFLEVFERLSSNIKDFVASLSFKPIQPRCSFSEVPLNLDEINVAKDEFESLFEDTWHSLMTIEMQLFERTEEGNSNFENTIKEMTNEFIEQVQGQFVLLREAENNFSDTLIGIVQQYVTFQAASGHSQNIPEGLKEALEDKDVVINLAAGMRDSHMHVIDSREDRLVGRSRNWVRELCDGMQNSEIQRNRAKVLEITYFLDHHRKMFYGLFEDILQKHGLESLGSITTSNDQQERAKPSEPLVQFSDT